Below is a window of Sceloporus undulatus isolate JIND9_A2432 ecotype Alabama chromosome 9, SceUnd_v1.1, whole genome shotgun sequence DNA.
GTGGGAAAGTCAAAGTTCAAGTGGTGGACAGAGGGCTGGAGAAGTCCTTCTACCCCGAGGAGATCTTGGCCATGGTCATCTCCCGACTGAAGCAGCTGGCCGGAGCCTACCTGGGCCGCCCAGTCACTCAGGCCGTCATCACTGTCCCAGCCTACTTCGACGATGCCCAGCGCCAGGCCACCGTAGACGCTGGAGCCATCGCAGGACTCAAGGTCTTGAGGCTGATCAACGAACCTGCAGCGGCCGCCATCGCTTACGGGCTGAACAACAGCATCAAGCAGGCAGAGAAGAGAAGCATCCTCGTCTTCGATTTGGGTGGAGGGACCTTCGACGTCTCCGTCCTCACGGCCCAAGACGGTGTCTTCAAAGTGGTGGCCGCGACCGGGGACACCCACTTGGGCGGCGAGGATTTCGACCGACGGTTGGTCAACCATCTTGCCCAGGAGTTCCAGAAGCAACACAAGGAGGACCTCAGCCAGAGCAGGAAGGCCATGCAGAGGCTGAAGGCGGTGTGCGAGAAGGCCAAGCGGACACTGAGCTCCCATGTCACCGCCGTTGTCGCTGTGGACTCCCTCTACAAGGGGATAGACTTCCACGCAACTGTCACCAGGGCCACCTTTGAAGACCTGTGCTCCGACCTCTTCCAGGCCACCTTGCTCCACGTGGAGAGAGCCCTGGACGATGCGAGGCTGAAAAAGGCCCAAGTGGACGAGGTCCTGCTTGTGGGAGGTTCCACTCGCATTCCCATGATCCAGAGACTCCTGTCACAGTTCTTTGATGGGAAGGCCTTGTGCAAGGCCATTGACCCGGATGAAGCAGTGGTCCAGGGAGCAGCCATTCAAGCTGCCATCTTGACTGGCCACCGGTACCAGAACCTCCAGAACCTCCTCCTCTTGGACGTTACGCCAGTTTCCTTGGGCCTGGAGACAGTTGGGGGCGTGATGGATGTCTTGGTCAAGCGCAACTCCCCTATCCCTACCAAGGAGACCCGGAACTTCTCCACCACGGAGGACAACCAGAGCAGCATTTTCTTGAAGATCTATGAAGGCGAGCGGACCTTGACCAAGCACAACCGTCTCCTGGGGACACTGACGTTGAATGGACTCCAGCCGGCCCCCCCGTTGCGTGCCGGTCATCGTCGTCACTTTCCATATCAACCAGAACAACATCCTCACCGTCTCGGCCATGGAAAAGAGCACAGGCTATGCCAACCAGCTCAAGGTGACAGACACCCGTGGGCAGCTGGACCGGGAAGAGATGGAGCGCATTATCCACGAGGAGGAAGAGTACCGGAAGCAAGAGAAGGCCGAGCAGGAGAAACTGGAGGCCCTGAACTCCTTGGAGTCCAGCACTCTCCAGCTGAAGCGGGTGGCGGTCCAGGAGGCGTCGCTGGACGACCGCGCCAAGAGGCGGGTGCTGGAAATATGCGAAGAGATGGATGCTTGGGTGGAAGGCAACCCGTGCGCACCGAAGACGGAGCTGGAGGAGCGGAAGAGAGAGCTGGAAGATCTCTGCTACTCTGTCATCACACATTTCAGCACAGAAGGAGAAAAACCATAAGCACGCATCCACCATGCGTGAGCCTTGAGGAGAGCAGGGAGGGTGTTTCCAAATTTCTGGGTAGGTTGtgataaaacacattaaaacaaaaacagaaagaaaagaaacagatgcAAAAAATAATGCTAATTCTTTCATGTGTTGCAAAATAGATGTGCATCTCAAATAACCCCAAGGTGTGTTTGGCGAGGACAACAGacagacagggccttcttggtggtggcTGTGTTGCCCACAACACTCTGCAAGCAAAGGTCTTCTGGTTTAGGAtatgcatccacagcttgaattgCTCTAGCAATTGTAATGTAATAAAACGCAGACACAACGCGCCTCGTCGAAAGCTCCATCGGCCGTGACAAGTTGGAAACAAAAAGCCTTGTAAATAAAAAGGGGTTTGCTTGTCGGTGGAAAGGCAGTGAGGAAGGGGCTAACCAAACCTCCTCAGCGGAGAGTTTCACAATATGggatcagccactgagaagaccccaATATGGTGCAATACCTTGCAGTACCTTGCAATACATTCCAGTACCTTCAATATGTTGCAGTACCTTGCAATACCTTGCAATACGTTGTAAGGTTGGGGTCTGAGGTTTGTTGGGCCACAGGCCACAATCCCCTTGGCATGGGGCGTCTACCAAAGGAGGCAAGGAAgggaggacagagagaaagatgcCGAAGGCGTTGGGAGCGCGCAACCTGGCATCGCCTCCATCTCCGCCACACGGTTTCCTATAAGCCACAAATTAGCCGCTCTCCTCTGAGGCACATAATAGGCGTTAATCGCCGTGAAGTCATTTGATTTCCCTGTAACCACGCTTTGGCGTTTAATTAATGGCCGCTTACGGGAAAAGCGAAAAGAGCGGGTGCAAAGGGTGGGGAGTTTTGaaagcctccctcccttcctcctcctttcggCTTCTTTTCTCTCCTGGCCTTCAAGAAGATGAATAACGTTTTGGAGCAAGCGAGGAAGGGATGCGTGATGGGGCTGGTTGGAAATATGGCAGGTTGGCATTTCTCCAAGGGAGATGGGTGCTATGTGTGTGTAGAGTGTGTGTAGCGTGTCTGTGTGTGTCCTTCTGGTGGCAAGCAGgacaaaagaagagaggaaagggaccAAAGTGGGAAGCTGGATGGAGAGGTGCGCAAAGTCTGAAGGCACTGTCCAAGCCCTCCTGACAACATATAGACACccagccgctgtttaaaaacctccaaagaagactttccaagggagcatcttccaccatcaaacagcccttactgtcaggaagttcctcctaatgttgagctggaatctcttttcccggagcttgcatccattgctccattgggtcctgttctcttgagcagcagaaaacaagcttgctccctcctcaacatgacatcccttcaaatatttaaacagggctatcatatcacctcttaaccttctcttctccaggctgaacatccccagctcccttagtcgttcctcatagggcttcagggtttccagacccttcaccattttggtcgccctcctctggacacgctccaaccaCCTTCTTgaatttgtggtgcccagaactggacacgggatcattccaggtgaggcctgaccaaagcagaatagagtggcactatgatcGTCCTCGACCTAGACAATATATTTCTATCGATGCAGcgtagaatcgcattggctttcttagctgctgcatcacactcttgactcatgtggtctactaggaggcctagatccctttcagacatTTTGCCatcaagggagggaggggatagtgggatttattttattgtattatatggtTTTTACTGACGTAAACTGCCTCAATCTTGTtgaagaggcgggatagaaagcatcatcatcatcatcatcatctagaattggttgcagaaataaatcagttaagCCTTGGACTCTGTAGCAAGTTGGAGATTTGCACCCATCCCTCTTGTCTTCTCCTCCAGAGATGTGCAAATTGAGAAAATCTGTACCCTTTTCAGTACATTTAAACAGAAGGGAAAACAGAAGTGTATGGCGAGCATCAgaagtgggggattctgggacttgtcatCCAAAATAATAGGGGAAATCCCCAACTCTTAGGTCATGCAAAACAAGAAGCTGACCCGACCCTTGCATGCTACAATTGGGGGCTCAAAGGGTGTCCCTCAAAACTATCTCTATTTCTGGGGTCCCCCTTCCTCCGCCTTGTTCCTTTCCTGG
It encodes the following:
- the LOC121916295 gene encoding LOW QUALITY PROTEIN: heat shock 70 kDa protein-like (The sequence of the model RefSeq protein was modified relative to this genomic sequence to represent the inferred CDS: deleted 1 base in 1 codon), with the protein product MGADASHEKAQDPTIGGSPPHPHSTSVARTQPKGPAVGIDLGTTYSCVAVCRNGAVDLIANGHSSRTTPSCVAFTHRERLVGEPGETQAGLDPENTVFCIKRLIGRRYNDPSIQLDLKNFPFRVIESSYGGKVKVQVVDRGLEKSFYPEEILAMVISRLKQLAGAYLGRPVTQAVITVPAYFDDAQRQATVDAGAIAGLKVLRLINEPAAAAIAYGLNNSIKQAEKRSILVFDLGGGTFDVSVLTAQDGVFKVVAATGDTHLGGEDFDRRLVNHLAQEFQKQHKEDLSQSRKAMQRLKAVCEKAKRTLSSHVTAVVAVDSLYKGIDFHATVTRATFEDLCSDLFQATLLHVERALDDARLKKAQVDEVLLVGGSTRIPMIQRLLSQFFDGKALCKAIDPDEAVVQGAAIQAAILTGHRYQNLQNLLLLDVTPVSLGLETVGGVMDVLVKRNSPIPTKETRNFSTTEDNQSSIFLKIYEGERTLTKHNRLLGTLTLNGLQPAPRCVPVIVVTFHINQNNILTVSAMEKSTGYANQLKVTDTRGQLDREEMERIIHEEEEYRKQEKAEQEKLEALNSLESSTLQLKRVAVQEASLDDRAKRRVLEICEEMDAWVEGNPCAPKTELEERKRELEDLCYSVITHFSTEGEKP